Proteins from a genomic interval of Paenibacillus sp. RC334:
- a CDS encoding type II toxin-antitoxin system HicA family toxin — MARINKLIQKMKDRPNGIRFEEVEKVLEHYGYIKARHDGTSHCQFRNDKGDLITVKKKNPLKAACVKDVLGRIGE; from the coding sequence ATGGCTAGGATAAATAAATTGATCCAGAAAATGAAAGACCGCCCAAACGGGATTCGATTTGAAGAGGTCGAAAAGGTACTTGAACATTACGGATACATAAAGGCAAGGCACGATGGAACGTCACATTGCCAATTCCGAAATGATAAAGGCGACCTAATCACCGTCAAAAAGAAAAACCCATTAAAGGCGGCGTGCGTCAAAGACGTACTGGGTCGGATCGGGGAGTGA
- a CDS encoding toxin-antitoxin system HicB family antitoxin — translation MANNQQKDLAYYMSLPYTIQIRPMNDESGHYFYSTVAELDGCQSDGETFAEAYESVLEAMKGYLSVKLEHGDPIPEPVGENEYSGKFNLRVPKSLHQQLAERAAAENVSLNQYCLYKLSK, via the coding sequence ATGGCAAATAATCAACAAAAGGATTTAGCGTATTACATGTCGCTCCCGTACACTATACAGATTCGACCAATGAACGACGAAAGCGGACACTACTTTTACTCAACAGTAGCGGAATTAGACGGTTGCCAAAGTGACGGAGAGACCTTTGCTGAAGCTTATGAAAGTGTTCTTGAAGCCATGAAAGGCTATTTGTCTGTTAAGTTGGAACATGGCGACCCTATACCTGAACCTGTAGGAGAGAATGAATACAGCGGCAAGTTTAATTTACGTGTACCCAAAAGTCTGCACCAGCAGTTAGCAGAACGGGCAGCAGCCGAAAATGTTTCACTTAACCAATACTGCCTATACAAACTTAGCAAATAA
- a CDS encoding sporulation protein YjcZ: MSGYEGGAGYGGYGGFHSIGAILVLFILLVIISKAFWV, encoded by the coding sequence ATGAGTGGATATGAAGGTGGAGCAGGTTATGGTGGATACGGCGGATTTCATTCTATAGGTGCAATCTTGGTATTGTTTATCCTGTTGGTAATTATCTCAAAAGCATTTTGGGTATGA
- a CDS encoding NucA/NucB deoxyribonuclease domain-containing protein, which translates to MFRWIFTILITVLLAGCNVQQQEATRPSKTEPVANPVTQVSADKVKLEFPSDRYPETAQHIREAIAAGKSQVCTIDRDGAEHNRDLSLKGVPTKKGKDRDEWPMAMCSEGGEGADIKYISPKDNRGAGSWVGHKLDEYADGTKVEFIVK; encoded by the coding sequence ATGTTTAGGTGGATATTTACCATACTTATTACAGTCCTATTAGCTGGCTGCAACGTGCAACAGCAGGAAGCAACTAGACCCAGCAAAACAGAGCCTGTAGCTAATCCAGTAACACAGGTGTCTGCCGACAAGGTTAAGCTAGAGTTTCCGTCCGATCGTTATCCCGAGACAGCGCAGCATATCCGAGAGGCCATAGCAGCCGGAAAGTCACAAGTATGTACAATTGACCGCGATGGAGCCGAGCATAACCGTGATTTGTCCCTCAAAGGCGTACCGACCAAGAAGGGCAAGGATCGTGATGAATGGCCTATGGCGATGTGTTCCGAAGGTGGGGAGGGGGCGGATATTAAGTACATAAGCCCGAAGGATAATCGTGGAGCTGGATCATGGGTAGGTCACAAGTTGGACGAATATGCGGATGGCACAAAAGTTGAATTTATCGTTAAATGA
- a CDS encoding tyrosine-type recombinase/integrase — protein MGLRVYTIYFTDSGNPIPKSSLFNAFSRILKRAGLPPLPIHSLRHTHAVLLLETGVQMKYVQERLGHGSMRITAGVYAHISKKNRI, from the coding sequence ATGGGTTTGAGAGTTTACACAATATATTTTACAGACTCTGGAAACCCGATTCCAAAATCATCTTTATTCAATGCTTTTTCGCGCATCTTAAAGCGCGCTGGTTTACCCCCCTTACCTATTCATTCTCTACGTCATACTCATGCGGTCTTGCTTTTAGAGACAGGTGTCCAAATGAAGTATGTACAGGAACGGCTTGGACACGGAAGCATGAGAATTACCGCCGGTGTTTATGCCCATATATCTAAAAAAAATCGAATCTGA